A window of the Pyrodictium abyssi genome harbors these coding sequences:
- a CDS encoding mRNA surveillance protein pelota: protein MKIVFKDLKRGVVKVVPETTDDIWTLYTVIQPGDLVRARTVREVHFGERGSGRSSRVPMTLTIRVEKTEFQAFTTRLRIRGLVIEGPEKYGVLGKYHTINIDLGRELEIMKPRGWPRALLEKLESSSLQPAAVIVAVDYDEYAVAIARGQGVRVLAEGGLHLPGKDDPSREEKMREALTVIAKTTAGIVEREEPLLVVVAGPGTLKDALAERLRPLLPREVRLYVDHVSMGGHAGVLEEVRRGVMRNALREAASIRAEKFIEEFEKLLAREPCRVAYTIDMVMEAARMGAVEKLLVLDELLHHPDPEVRKRVDELLRLADATRAEIQFVSIEAPAGAKVKSLGGVIAILRYALQLQGKACS, encoded by the coding sequence CGAGGCGTTGTAAAGGTTGTACCAGAGACTACCGACGATATATGGACGCTGTACACGGTTATCCAGCCCGGCGACCTCGTCAGGGCACGTACCGTGAGAGAAGTACATTTCGGTGAACGTGGCTCGGGGCGTAGCAGCCGTGTACCAATGACGCTCACCATTAGGGTCGAGAAGACAGAGTTCCAGGCGTTCACCACAAGGCTAAGGATACGCGGCCTTGTGATCGAGGGTCCTGAAAAGTATGGTGTGCTCGGCAAATACCACACAATAAACATCGACTTGGGCAGAGAGCTAGAGATAATGAAGCCGCGTGGATGGCCACGCGCCCTCCTAGAGAAGCTCGAATCTAGTAGTCTGCAGCCAGCTGCCGTTATAGTAGCTGTAGACTACGATGAGTATGCGGTAGCTATAGCGCGTGGCCAGGGTGTCCGGGTTCTAGCGGAGGGCGGGCTCCATCTCCCCGGCAAAGACGATCCTTCACGAGAGGAAAAGATGAGAGAAGCTCTTACAGTGATAGCCAAGACTACTGCCGGGATAGTTGAGCGCGAGGAGCCGCTGCTAGTTGTCGTTGCTGGACCTGGAACACTGAAAGACGCGCTCGCTGAACGGCTTCGCCCCCTGCTGCCCAGGGAAGTAAGGCTCTACGTAGACCACGTCTCGATGGGCGGCCACGCTGGTGTGCTTGAGGAGGTTAGACGTGGTGTTATGAGAAACGCTCTCAGAGAAGCCGCCTCCATTAGGGCTGAGAAATTCATCGAGGAGTTCGAGAAGCTACTAGCAAGAGAGCCCTGCAGAGTAGCCTATACGATAGACATGGTCATGGAGGCTGCTAGGATGGGTGCCGTAGAGAAGCTACTAGTGCTGGACGAGCTGCTACACCATCCGGACCCGGAGGTTAGAAAGAGGGTAGACGAGCTGCTGAGACTAGCTGACGCAACACGTGCCGAGATACAGTTCGTAAGCATCGAGGCCCCTGCGGGGGCTAAGGTGAAGTCTCTAGGAGGCGTCATTGCTATTCTCCGTTACGCCTTGCAGCTCCAAGGGAAGGCTTGCAGCTGA